One stretch of Juglans microcarpa x Juglans regia isolate MS1-56 chromosome 3D, Jm3101_v1.0, whole genome shotgun sequence DNA includes these proteins:
- the LOC121255276 gene encoding myrcene synthase, chloroplastic-like, whose translation MCLGVLDSIRNCKPSTLLPPKKRISALTRGKGGFVPHPSQSMAPEENSNTIDSTIVRRSANYHPTIWNYDYIQSLTSEYMGEAFTRKIDKLKGEVTMMFHKVVDPIKQLELIDILQRLGVSYHFEDEIRRILENKHNTHHSGDVCKKKSLYATAVEFRLLRQHGYDVPQETFKSYFNEEGNFKECLCIDIEGMLALYEASFHLRNGESILEEARDFATKHLKEYVDQSKDQYLCMMVSHALELPLHWRVIRLETRWFIDAYKNRKDMNSTLLELAELDYNMVQAVHQEDLKEVSRWWRSTGLGDLSFARDRVVENFLWATGAINQPQFGYERRMLAKLGALLTTIDDVYDVYGTLEELELFTNTIERWDVNGMEQLPYYLQICFLSVYNTINEMAFDTLKEKGCNIMSYMKKGWADICRSYLMEANWFYNRYTPSLQEYLECAWITVTIPNILVHCYFFVTNPITEEALDSLEEYPDIIRLPSFIVRLADDLGTSTDELKRGDNPKSIQCYMNDTGASEEEARQYMRFLISATWKTINGECIASSPFSKTFNEITMNIARVSQFMYQHGDGHGIGDGETKDCVQALFIHPIPIAENC comes from the exons ATGTGTCTTGGCGTTCTTGATTCAATCCGAAATTGCAAACCCTCTACATTGCTCCCACCTAAAAAACGCATCTCAGCTTTAACAAGAGGGAAAGGGGGCTTTGTACCCCATCCTTCACAAAGCATGGCCCCCGAAGAAAACTCAAATACTATTGATTCCACCATTGTCCGACGATCAGCAAATTACCATCCTACCATTTGGAATTATGATTACATCCAATCATTAACAAGTGAATACATG GGGGAGGCATTCACCCGAAAGATTGATAAGTTGAAAGGAGAAGTAACAATGATGTTTCACAAAGTGGTGGATCCTATAAAGCAACTCGAGCTGATTGACATCTTGCAAAGACTTGGAGTATCTTACCACTTTGAGGATGAAATAAGGAGGATATTGGAGAATAAACATAATACTCACCATAGTGGTGACGTTTGCAAGAAGAAGAGTTTGTATGCTACAGCTGTTGAGTTTAGACTACTGAGACAACACGGATATGATGTACCTCAAG AGACTTTCAAAAGTTACTTCAATGAAGAGGGGAATTTCAAAGAATGTCTTTGTATCGATATTGAAGGAATGTTGGCTTTGTATGAAGCCTCGTTCCACTTGAGAAATGGCGAAAGCATCTTGGAGGAAGCAAGAGATTTTGCAACCAAACATCTTAAAGAGTATGTGGATCAAAGCAAAGATCAATATCTTTGTATGATGGTTAGTCATGCCCTCGAGCTTCCACTACATTGGAGAGTGATAAGGTTGGAAACGAGGTGGTTCATTGATGCATATAAGAATAGAAAAGATATGAACTCTACCTTGCTTGAGCTTGCAGAACTGGATTATAACATGGTACAAGCAGTCCACCAAGAAGATCTAAAAGAAGTGTCAAG GTGGTGGAGGAGCACTGGCCTTGGAGATTTGAGCTTTGCACGGGATAGGGTTGTGGAGAATTTCCTATGGGCAACAGGAGCAATAAATCAACCTCAATTTGGATATGAGAGGAGAATGTTAGCAAAGCTCGGTGCATTGTTGACAACAATAGATGATGTCTATGATGTCTATGGCACTTTAGAAGAACTTGAGCTCTTTACAAATACTATTGAGAG ATGGGACGTCAATGGAATGGAACAACTTCCTTATTATCTGCAGATTTGTTTCCTTTCCGTCTACAACACAATTAATGAAATGGCATTTGACACTCTCAAGGAAAAGGGATGCAACATCATGTCGTACATGAAAAAGGGG TGGGCAGATATATGTAGATCTTATTTGATGGAGGCAAATTGGTTTTACAACCGATATACACCAAGCCTTCAAGAATACCTTGAATGTGCATGGATCACAGTAACAATACCAAATATACTGGTGCATTGTTATTTTTTCGTCACAAATCCCATAACAGAGGAAGCCTTGGACTCATTGGAAGAGTATCCCGATATAATTCGCTTGCCATCATTCATTGTGCGACTTGCAGATGATCTCGGAACATCTACT GACGAGTTAAAGAGGGGGGATAATCCTAAATCAATCCAATGCTACATGAATGATACTGGTGCTAGTGAGGAAGAGGCTCGTCAATACATGAGGTTCTTGATTAGTGCAACATGGAAGACGATTAATGGAGAATGCATTGCAAGTTCTCCATTCTCTAAAACATTTAATGAGATCACAATGAACATTGCAAGGGTGTCCCAGTTCATGTACCAGCATGGAGATGGTCATGGCATTGGAGACGGTGAGACTAAGGACTGCGTGCAAGCGTTGTTTATTCATCCCATTCCTATAGCTGAGAATTGCTAA